In a genomic window of Jaculus jaculus isolate mJacJac1 chromosome 8, mJacJac1.mat.Y.cur, whole genome shotgun sequence:
- the Itpka gene encoding inositol-trisphosphate 3-kinase A: MTLPGRPAGMARPGGAGPCSPGLERAPRRSVGELRLLFEARCAAVAASAAAGEPRARRAKRRGGQVPNGLPRAPPAPVIPQLTVTAEEPDVAPASPGPPPPEGDWLPAVGSHLQQPRRLSTSSLSSTGSSSLLEDSEDDLLSDSESRSRGNVQLEAGEDAGQKSHWQKIRTMVNLPVMSPFKKRYAWVQLAGHTGSFKAAGTSGLILKRSSEPERYCLARLMADALRGCVPTFHGVVERDGESYLQLQDLLDGFDGPCVLDCKMGVRTYLEEELTKARERPKLRKDMYKKMLAVDPDAPTEEEHAQRAVTKPRYMQWREGISSSTTLGFRIEGIKKADGSCSTDFKTTRSREQVTQVFEEFMQGDAEVLKRYLNRLQQIRDTLEVSEFFRRHEVIGSSLLFVHDHCHRAGVWLIDFGKTTPLPDGQILDHRRPWEEGNREDGYLLGLDNLIGILANLAER; this comes from the exons ATGACCCTGCCGGGACGTCCCGCGGGCATGGCGCGGCCGGGGGGCGCGGGGCCCTGCAGCCCGGGGCTGGAGCGGGCCCCGCGCCGGAGCGTCGGCGAGCTGCGCCTGCTCTTCGAGGCGCGCTGCGCCGCGGTCGCCGCCTCCGCCGCGGCCGGGGAGCCCCGGGCCCGCCGGGCCAAGCGGCGTGGGGGACAAGTGCCCAACGGGCTTCCGCGGGCCCCGCCGGCCCCGGTGATCCCGCAGCTGACGGTGACGGCCGAGGAGCCGGACGTAGCCCCGGCCAGCCCGGGGCCGCCGCCGCCGGAGGGCGACTGGCTCCCGGCCGTGGGCTCGCACCTGCAGCAGCCACGCCGCCTGTCCACCTCGTCGCTGTCCTCCACCGGCTCCTCGTCGCTGCTCGAGGACTCGGAGGACGACCTCCTGAGCGACAGCGAGAGCCGGAGCCGCGGCAACGTGCAGCTGGAAGCCGGCGAGGACGCGGGTCAG AAAAGCCACTGGCAGAAGATCCGCACCATGGTGAATCTGCCAGTCATGAGCCCTTTCAAGAAGCGTTATGCCTGGGTGCAGCTAGCAGGCCACACAG GGAGTTTTAAGGCTGCGGGCACAAGCGGCCTGATCCTGAAGCGCAGTTCAGAGCCAGAGCGCTACTGCCTGGCCCGGCTGATGGCTGATGCGCTGCGCGGATGTGTGCCCACCTTCCATGGAGTAGTGGAACGAGATGGTGAAAGCTACTTGCAGTTGCAGGACCTGCTTGACGGCTTCGATGGCCCTTGTGTGCTTGACTGCAAGATGGGTGTCAG GACTTACCTGGAGGAGGAGCTGACCAAGGCCCGGGAGCGGCCTAAGCTGCGGAAGGACATGTACAAGAAGATGCTGGCAGTGGACCCTGACGCACCCACTGAGGAGGAGCATGCCCAGCGTGCCGTCACCAAGCCGCGCTATATGCAGTGGCGGGAAGGCATCAGCTCcagcaccacacttggcttccgCATTGAGGGCATCAAG AAAGCTGATGGCTCTTGTAGCACCGACTTCAAGACTACACGAAGCCGGGAGCAGGTGACTCAAGTCTTTGAGGAGTTCATGCAAGGAGATGCAGAAGTGCTG AAGAGGTATCTGAACCGCCTGCAGCAGATCCGGGACACCCTTGAGGTCTCCGAGTTCTTTAGGAGGCACGAG GTGATTGGCAGCTCCCTCCTCTTTGTGCATGACCATTGTCATCGTGCTGGTGTGTGGCTCATCGATTTTGGCAAGACAACACCCCTCCCAGATGGCCAGATCCTGGATCATCGGAGGCCCTGGGAGGAGGGCAACCGTGAGGACGGCTATTTGCTGGGGCTGGACAATCTCATTGGTATTTTGGCCAACCTGGCTGAGAGATGA